In Dermatophilus congolensis, a genomic segment contains:
- a CDS encoding extracellular solute-binding protein: MTDPTHWAGRTTVLAKWLRLATLCAVAAVSIISMGHTLFPPRADLILMCSNDTRVCEQWQTGLKRDLGLDVRYVALPTQEALKRLQTSHTHPEFDLWVGGPSENYRYAAAQGLLLPITPPHASDLPPQFRDQHGRWFGVYASVLAFCSDPDALTKLHAPTPHSWKELTAPRRPGWISMPSPLSSGTGYATLLTLDAAGLSRTDITHLLGNVERFTRAGNAPSDIVARGEAAVAISYEPYCHGKTTRTGRPLTITHPREGTSYEIASGGVLTGTTHKTHATAAMNWLLSPTGQQAARQAGLDQAPVSQAAPGHIGQRLTTSHLPLLTLDPKRAETTRSAWMDWIAKQVWP, encoded by the coding sequence TTGACCGATCCAACTCACTGGGCCGGAAGGACAACAGTGCTCGCCAAATGGCTGCGCCTGGCCACCCTGTGCGCAGTGGCGGCCGTATCAATCATCTCCATGGGGCACACCCTCTTCCCGCCCCGCGCCGACCTAATCCTCATGTGCTCAAACGACACCCGCGTATGCGAGCAATGGCAAACCGGCCTCAAACGCGACCTCGGCCTCGACGTTCGATACGTCGCCCTACCCACCCAAGAAGCCCTCAAACGCCTCCAAACCAGCCACACACACCCCGAATTCGACCTCTGGGTAGGCGGTCCTTCCGAAAACTACCGATACGCAGCCGCCCAAGGGCTCCTCCTACCCATCACACCCCCACACGCCAGCGACCTACCCCCACAATTCCGCGACCAACACGGCCGCTGGTTCGGCGTATACGCCTCCGTCCTAGCCTTCTGCTCCGACCCCGACGCCCTCACCAAACTCCATGCCCCCACCCCGCACTCCTGGAAAGAACTCACTGCACCGCGCCGACCAGGCTGGATATCCATGCCTTCACCACTTTCCTCCGGCACCGGGTACGCAACACTGCTCACCCTCGACGCCGCAGGACTCTCCCGCACCGACATCACCCACCTACTCGGCAACGTCGAACGCTTCACCCGAGCAGGCAATGCACCCAGCGACATCGTCGCCCGCGGTGAAGCCGCCGTCGCCATCTCCTACGAGCCCTACTGCCACGGCAAAACCACCCGCACCGGCCGCCCCCTGACCATCACCCACCCCCGCGAAGGAACCAGCTACGAAATCGCCTCCGGCGGCGTCCTGACCGGAACCACCCACAAGACCCACGCCACCGCCGCCATGAACTGGCTCCTGTCACCCACCGGCCAACAAGCCGCACGCCAAGCTGGACTCGACCAAGCCCCCGTCAGCCAAGCAGCCCCCGGTCACATCGGACAACGCCTAACAACATCCCACCTACCCCTACTCACCCTGGACCCCAAACGCGCCGAAACCACTCGATCAGCCTGGATGGACTGGATCGCCAAACAAGTCTGGCCATGA
- a CDS encoding FeoA family protein, which yields MSAVAEQLSRRTLSIPKSAKSAEREVDSVPTTVQPLRGLPLGATAHITGFSNSLAPQVARRLLDLGFTPGLDITPVRCAPLHDPVIYRVGGIEIALRARESVAILIDTASSTVAQA from the coding sequence GTGTCTGCAGTTGCTGAACAGCTGTCCCGGCGTACTTTATCTATCCCAAAATCCGCGAAATCCGCTGAAAGAGAAGTGGATTCAGTACCCACAACAGTGCAGCCGCTCCGTGGGTTGCCCCTAGGAGCCACCGCCCACATCACAGGATTCAGCAACTCACTGGCACCCCAAGTAGCCCGCCGTCTCCTCGACCTCGGATTTACCCCCGGCCTGGACATCACCCCTGTTCGCTGCGCCCCCCTGCATGACCCTGTCATCTACCGAGTTGGGGGAATAGAGATAGCGCTGCGCGCTCGTGAATCAGTCGCCATCCTGATCGACACCGCTTCCAGCACGGTGGCCCAGGCATGA
- a CDS encoding transporter — translation MTRTTYTALTLTALTATILTITATTSPTRPTWWPILTALLVCAAASIAACAIGATTAICATMLSSRAQTLLDALFLFQLTVPPFIIGSLLKLILGRTSPLTHLLPTTEFTGPTALILTYAIALTPPAHFGIRVALRGITASHIDAARVAGLYGPHLLKIVLGHRLALATPCLIAFLFSIAMSDPVTPTLVAPRLPFAASEIWFRAHAFDQAHLEAGQALLLVIPHICVLAAALCTCRHLLLRNPELPESFRLHTTTADWSRPVGSHTWIPTTIVTIAATTSATLITIMILIGSQSRGGPAITEVVINTMGLAFLVLALALALASLALHIRKHLGRAWGRHARRTIDAFFLTLLTLPGATIGTGLRLSIHTPNPTLGNYTDTRLAGLLLACLPAALALTYLLTVIIGPVLSRDDYEIALLQGVRPLAAFIEVVLPRSTNIVICGFLVVFSQCAALAAPLLWVSPPDTPLVMLRLFKLLDAADYPDAFRISATVSILVATLAAAMRATIQPHTPTRPKGRR, via the coding sequence ATGACACGAACCACCTACACTGCCCTGACCCTCACCGCCCTGACCGCCACCATCCTCACTATCACCGCCACCACCTCACCAACACGCCCCACCTGGTGGCCCATCCTCACCGCCCTGCTCGTATGCGCAGCAGCCTCCATCGCAGCCTGCGCCATCGGCGCTACCACTGCCATCTGCGCAACCATGCTCTCCAGCCGCGCCCAAACCCTCCTAGACGCCCTCTTCCTCTTCCAACTCACCGTCCCCCCATTCATCATCGGATCCCTCCTCAAACTGATCCTCGGCCGCACCAGCCCCCTAACGCACCTGTTACCCACCACCGAATTCACTGGCCCCACAGCTCTCATCCTCACCTACGCCATCGCCCTAACCCCACCAGCACACTTCGGCATTCGCGTAGCCCTACGCGGCATCACCGCCTCACACATCGACGCCGCCCGCGTCGCTGGCCTCTACGGACCACACCTACTCAAAATCGTTCTCGGGCACCGCCTTGCCCTAGCCACCCCATGCCTCATCGCCTTCCTGTTCTCCATCGCCATGTCCGACCCCGTCACCCCCACCCTTGTCGCCCCACGCCTACCCTTCGCCGCCAGTGAAATCTGGTTCCGTGCCCACGCCTTCGACCAAGCACACCTCGAAGCAGGCCAAGCCCTCCTCCTGGTCATCCCACACATCTGCGTCCTGGCCGCAGCGCTATGCACCTGCCGCCACCTACTCCTACGCAACCCAGAACTCCCCGAATCATTCCGCCTACACACCACCACCGCCGACTGGTCCCGCCCCGTGGGATCACACACCTGGATCCCCACCACCATCGTCACTATCGCCGCAACAACCAGCGCCACCCTCATCACCATCATGATCCTCATCGGTAGCCAATCCCGCGGCGGCCCAGCCATCACCGAAGTCGTCATCAACACAATGGGACTGGCCTTCCTCGTCCTCGCCCTCGCCCTCGCCCTCGCCTCACTTGCTCTTCACATCCGAAAACACCTCGGCCGCGCCTGGGGAAGGCACGCACGCCGCACCATCGATGCCTTCTTCCTCACCCTGCTCACCCTGCCCGGCGCAACAATCGGCACCGGCCTACGCCTAAGCATCCACACCCCCAACCCAACCCTCGGCAACTACACCGACACCCGCTTGGCCGGACTCCTCCTAGCCTGCCTACCCGCAGCCCTTGCCCTGACATACCTCCTCACCGTCATCATCGGCCCCGTACTCTCCCGCGACGACTACGAAATCGCACTCCTACAAGGCGTACGACCACTGGCTGCATTCATCGAAGTCGTCCTCCCCAGATCAACCAACATCGTCATCTGCGGCTTCCTCGTCGTCTTCTCCCAATGCGCCGCACTCGCAGCCCCCCTGCTGTGGGTAAGCCCACCAGACACCCCCCTAGTCATGCTGCGCCTGTTCAAACTCCTCGACGCCGCCGACTACCCCGACGCCTTCCGCATCTCAGCCACCGTCTCCATACTCGTGGCCACCCTCGCAGCAGCAATGCGCGCCACAATCCAACCCCACACCCCAACCCGCCCCAAAGGACGCCGATGA
- the feoB gene encoding ferrous iron transporter B, whose protein sequence is MKSHCEKTPHNTPAAEANATRIALIGAPNSGKTTLFNAITGLHARTGNYPGVTVAKYEGTVRGLGRTVVIEDLPGTYSLDPISPDEQIVSQVLDPADTTIATPDALLVILDATTLRRSLGLLAQAMATGLPVTAVVTFTDEVQRRNGNLNIDDLQRALGIPAVAVVAGGNGIKKLRTHLENPTAWVLPSLPPPLEPSEGASWAESVLNACGYHAPEQDVRTRRIDALLLHPILGTLVFATVMFSFFQVIFSVATPLQDMVEEAFGVMGEWAGTHISSTWFASFGKDALIGGVGGVAVFLPQIALLFLMVSILESVGYLSRAAFLMDRLMARTGLEGRAFVALLSSFACAIPGMMATRTLPSARDRIATMMVAPLMTCSARLPVYVLLIGMLVPDDSRVGPFGMQGLVMFALYVLGAVSAMLAAFVIQKLTGRDEPVLPFYMEIPPYRVPKLSTVALAVWEACAAFVRKVTTVILAVTIVLWLLLNLPVRGLLEMQSAGVDISDEAAVSQYTLDHSAAATVGKAIEPVFAPLGFDWRINVGVVASLAAREVFVATLGQIAAASDPEEPATALERMTVSQVDRATGKTVERRLFDAPTTAALLVFFVYALQCMSTVVVMRRESNTWKWPVIAFGYMFVLAWVAAFITRSVVGVFV, encoded by the coding sequence ATGAAAAGCCACTGCGAAAAAACCCCACACAACACACCCGCCGCTGAAGCAAACGCGACCCGCATCGCCCTTATCGGCGCTCCCAACTCGGGAAAAACCACCCTATTTAACGCGATTACAGGACTACACGCCAGAACAGGTAACTATCCAGGCGTCACCGTTGCTAAATACGAAGGCACTGTCCGAGGCCTTGGACGCACCGTCGTTATCGAAGACCTTCCTGGCACGTACTCGCTCGATCCGATCAGCCCAGATGAACAAATTGTCTCTCAGGTTCTGGATCCAGCAGACACCACGATTGCTACCCCCGATGCACTACTAGTCATTCTGGATGCCACGACGCTGCGCCGTTCTCTTGGACTGCTCGCACAAGCAATGGCTACTGGCCTACCAGTTACAGCTGTGGTGACCTTTACTGACGAGGTCCAGCGTCGCAACGGAAACCTCAACATCGACGACTTACAACGCGCCCTGGGGATTCCGGCGGTAGCTGTCGTTGCTGGTGGTAACGGCATTAAAAAGCTGCGCACGCACTTAGAAAATCCCACTGCTTGGGTTCTCCCGTCCTTACCGCCGCCGTTGGAGCCTTCCGAAGGTGCATCCTGGGCAGAGTCAGTCCTAAATGCCTGCGGCTACCACGCCCCGGAACAAGATGTACGAACCCGCCGCATCGATGCACTGCTGCTGCACCCCATCTTGGGAACACTCGTGTTCGCCACGGTGATGTTCTCCTTCTTCCAGGTCATTTTTTCTGTGGCCACACCTTTGCAAGACATGGTTGAAGAGGCCTTCGGCGTGATGGGGGAGTGGGCTGGAACCCATATCTCATCAACATGGTTTGCCTCGTTTGGCAAAGACGCTTTGATCGGTGGGGTTGGTGGTGTGGCAGTTTTCTTGCCACAAATTGCTCTGCTCTTTCTTATGGTGTCGATCCTTGAATCGGTTGGATACTTATCTCGGGCCGCGTTCCTCATGGACCGTCTCATGGCTCGTACTGGCCTAGAAGGGCGAGCTTTTGTAGCTCTGTTGAGTTCTTTTGCCTGCGCGATCCCCGGAATGATGGCCACCCGTACGCTGCCCAGTGCGCGAGATCGCATCGCGACCATGATGGTGGCCCCGCTTATGACGTGTTCAGCACGGCTTCCGGTTTATGTGTTGCTGATCGGAATGCTCGTTCCTGATGACAGCAGAGTGGGTCCTTTCGGCATGCAGGGCCTGGTCATGTTTGCTTTGTATGTGTTGGGTGCAGTTTCAGCGATGCTTGCCGCGTTCGTCATTCAAAAGCTCACCGGCCGTGATGAGCCTGTCTTGCCGTTCTATATGGAGATTCCGCCGTATCGGGTTCCGAAGCTGAGCACGGTTGCGTTGGCGGTCTGGGAGGCGTGCGCGGCATTCGTGCGGAAAGTGACCACAGTGATTTTGGCGGTCACGATCGTGCTGTGGTTGCTGCTTAATCTTCCGGTTCGTGGCTTGCTGGAGATGCAGTCCGCTGGTGTTGACATCAGCGATGAGGCTGCAGTGTCGCAGTACACGTTGGATCACTCTGCTGCGGCCACGGTTGGTAAGGCAATTGAGCCTGTTTTCGCACCGCTGGGCTTTGACTGGCGGATCAATGTGGGTGTGGTGGCTTCTTTGGCTGCGCGGGAAGTGTTCGTGGCGACGTTGGGGCAGATCGCTGCTGCTTCAGATCCGGAAGAACCCGCGACTGCTTTGGAGCGGATGACTGTTTCGCAGGTGGACAGAGCCACGGGGAAAACGGTGGAACGCCGGTTGTTCGATGCTCCGACAACAGCAGCTCTCCTGGTGTTTTTTGTGTACGCGTTGCAATGCATGTCCACGGTGGTGGTGATGCGTCGTGAATCCAACACCTGGAAGTGGCCAGTGATTGCGTTTGGGTACATGTTTGTGCTCGCGTGGGTGGCGGCGTTCATCACACGGTCTGTGGTGGGGGTGTTCGTGTGA
- a CDS encoding NifU family protein has product MTGQVKLVPMHPEATADPDVLRWIVPVGVLPFVGLVAAAPGLLQERVARGQVEIELRPTAMVVRLVPPASWRSEGAAVRSELAAALHDPSGWVMAQESGGVSSSPSAVLDDELAHAVREAIAGRAGEYVRSHGGQVELVDVVGGEVLLRLSGACGQCAASTFTLQRHFEAELRAVAPGVVRVRQVL; this is encoded by the coding sequence GTGACGGGGCAGGTCAAGCTGGTTCCGATGCATCCAGAGGCGACTGCAGATCCGGATGTGTTGCGCTGGATAGTCCCTGTGGGTGTGCTTCCGTTCGTGGGGTTAGTGGCTGCAGCTCCGGGGCTCTTGCAAGAGCGTGTGGCTCGCGGGCAAGTAGAGATTGAGTTGCGTCCTACTGCGATGGTGGTGCGTCTTGTGCCCCCGGCCTCCTGGCGTAGTGAGGGTGCTGCGGTGCGTTCAGAGCTTGCTGCGGCGTTACATGACCCTTCTGGGTGGGTGATGGCGCAGGAGTCAGGTGGGGTGTCGAGTAGCCCGAGCGCTGTTCTTGATGATGAGCTTGCTCATGCTGTGCGTGAGGCGATTGCGGGGAGGGCTGGTGAGTATGTGCGTTCTCATGGTGGCCAGGTGGAGCTCGTCGATGTCGTTGGGGGAGAGGTGTTGTTGCGGTTGAGTGGAGCGTGTGGTCAGTGTGCTGCTTCGACGTTCACTTTGCAGCGACATTTTGAGGCTGAGTTGAGGGCGGTGGCGCCGGGGGTAGTGCGGGTGCGTCAGGTGTTGTGA
- a CDS encoding ABC transporter ATP-binding protein, which produces MTHPNHDVHAGVSIRGLNVHTGTTPLLHDINLDAEPGEIVVILGRSGAGKSTLLRALSGLTPATGSVRIDGREVNALPPHRRPIAMMLDTPSLFTHMTVRDNIRLSRSRRLRTEHSVDVAMLSLGIDHLANRHPHRLSTGQQQKVALARALVRVPTVLCLDEPLAHVDTYASGQLKAEIIHTHRRLGCTTFYVTHDLDEAFSVADQMVYLSGGRIMQIGTPADLRERPSTLEVARHLRASIFLPAHGTITHDRFGAATAHVCLLGQHLNVPACDTLTPGAHDLVVIGYPDSATAEPTGRRARQLLGALGQVTDNIYMGAFHHVDVETIAGRITVHTQPDSDAAMTAAGDEVEINLDATRLWALPAETATPRLPSS; this is translated from the coding sequence ATGACTCACCCCAACCACGACGTCCACGCCGGTGTCTCCATCCGCGGGCTCAACGTCCACACCGGAACAACACCACTACTGCACGACATCAACCTCGATGCCGAACCCGGCGAAATCGTCGTCATCCTCGGACGCTCCGGCGCCGGAAAATCAACACTCCTACGCGCCCTCAGCGGCCTGACCCCCGCCACCGGCTCCGTACGAATCGACGGCCGCGAAGTCAACGCACTACCACCACACCGCCGCCCCATCGCCATGATGCTCGACACCCCCTCTCTGTTCACCCACATGACTGTCCGCGACAACATCCGCCTCTCTCGCAGCCGACGCCTACGCACTGAACACAGCGTCGACGTCGCCATGCTCTCCCTAGGCATCGACCACCTAGCCAACCGGCACCCACACCGCCTATCCACCGGCCAACAACAAAAAGTCGCCCTCGCCCGCGCACTCGTACGCGTACCCACTGTCCTATGCCTCGACGAACCACTCGCCCACGTCGACACCTACGCATCCGGACAACTCAAAGCCGAAATCATCCACACACACCGACGCCTCGGATGCACAACCTTCTACGTCACCCACGACCTCGACGAAGCCTTCTCCGTCGCAGACCAAATGGTCTACCTCAGCGGCGGACGCATCATGCAAATAGGAACCCCCGCAGACCTACGCGAACGCCCCTCCACACTCGAAGTCGCCCGACACCTGCGAGCAAGCATCTTCTTACCTGCACACGGCACCATCACCCACGACCGATTCGGCGCCGCCACCGCACACGTATGCCTACTAGGCCAACACCTCAACGTCCCCGCCTGCGACACCCTCACCCCCGGCGCCCACGACCTCGTCGTCATCGGATACCCAGATAGCGCAACCGCCGAACCCACCGGTCGCCGAGCACGCCAACTCCTTGGCGCACTAGGACAAGTAACAGACAACATCTACATGGGCGCCTTCCACCACGTAGACGTCGAAACCATCGCCGGACGCATCACCGTCCACACCCAACCCGACTCCGACGCCGCCATGACAGCAGCCGGCGACGAAGTCGAAATCAACCTCGACGCCACCCGACTGTGGGCCTTACCAGCCGAAACCGCCACCCCACGACTCCCATCCAGCTAA
- a CDS encoding AI-2E family transporter: MADETLGRKLRAGRARSGAAPAWVDVLREIPREGTHGGPVPRGLKIAAAWSWRLLLIGALVFVVVKTLSLVPLVTIPFVCALLLAAVLTPVQRWLHESLRVPHTLAAFLAVLIGVTSIGVVFTFVVGQIRSNAPVLADGFITFVNDAAWWAQHGPLKVDRAQVDRLSAELVALLSRNQEVLLSGALATLSTVGHLVAGGLLLLLSTFFMLRDGELLWGWVLSLLPARARRRADVVGRMGWHTLGGFMRGQTIIAFLHASTLFIVLILLDVPMALALSVLIFLGSYVPLVGMTVAGVLCVLVGLVEGGVGAAVVLALVIVVLVQLEAHLLQPLIMAHHVEVHPLAVAMAVLAGTSLGGIAGALFAVPLVAFANVTMRALAQTRSDEAGLVGEAGGVAERPTPAGERS, translated from the coding sequence ATGGCGGATGAGACGTTGGGTCGTAAGTTACGTGCCGGTCGGGCACGCTCTGGTGCTGCGCCTGCGTGGGTGGATGTGTTGCGTGAGATTCCTCGGGAGGGGACGCATGGTGGGCCGGTGCCGAGGGGGTTGAAGATTGCCGCGGCGTGGTCGTGGCGGTTGCTGCTTATTGGTGCGTTGGTATTTGTTGTTGTTAAGACGTTGTCATTGGTTCCGCTGGTGACGATTCCGTTTGTGTGTGCCTTGTTGTTGGCGGCGGTGTTGACGCCGGTGCAGCGGTGGTTGCATGAGTCGTTGCGGGTGCCACATACGTTGGCAGCTTTTTTGGCGGTGCTTATTGGGGTGACGTCGATTGGCGTGGTTTTCACGTTCGTGGTGGGGCAGATTCGTAGCAATGCGCCGGTGTTGGCGGATGGGTTTATTACGTTCGTTAATGATGCGGCGTGGTGGGCGCAGCATGGGCCGTTGAAGGTGGATAGGGCTCAGGTTGATCGGTTGTCGGCTGAGCTTGTGGCGTTGCTTTCGCGTAATCAAGAGGTGTTGTTGAGTGGGGCGTTGGCGACGTTGTCGACGGTGGGGCATTTGGTTGCTGGTGGTTTGTTGTTGCTGCTGTCGACGTTTTTTATGTTGCGTGACGGTGAGTTGTTGTGGGGTTGGGTGTTGTCGTTGTTGCCGGCGCGGGCGCGGCGTCGGGCTGATGTGGTGGGGCGTATGGGGTGGCATACGTTAGGTGGGTTTATGCGGGGGCAGACGATTATTGCGTTCCTGCACGCGAGCACGCTTTTTATTGTGTTGATTCTGTTGGATGTGCCGATGGCGTTGGCGTTGTCGGTGTTGATTTTTTTGGGGTCGTATGTGCCGTTGGTAGGCATGACGGTGGCCGGTGTTTTGTGTGTGCTGGTGGGGTTGGTTGAGGGTGGTGTGGGGGCTGCTGTTGTTTTGGCGCTGGTCATTGTGGTGTTGGTGCAGTTGGAGGCGCATTTGTTGCAGCCGTTGATCATGGCTCATCACGTGGAGGTGCATCCGTTGGCGGTGGCGATGGCTGTGTTGGCGGGGACGAGTTTGGGTGGGATTGCTGGGGCGTTGTTTGCTGTGCCGTTGGTGGCGTTTGCGAATGTGACGATGCGGGCGTTGGCACAGACGCGTTCGGATGAGGCTGGTTTGGTTGGTGAAGCTGGGGGTGTAGCTGAACGGCCCACTCCTGCAGGAGAGAGGTCCTGA
- the argE gene encoding acetylornithine deacetylase, with product MSESPSFAEQPGHRQLTDSFAEPKLRCLDWIRRLVSYDTTSRNSNLELITAVVTECERLGLTPRIFPAPAQEKANVVVTVPDRYGRTDGGVMVSGHTDTVPVDGQAWSCDPFTVRVADGRLYGRGVCDMKGYIGVVLEALPRFAAASLNEPFHVALTYDEELACLGAEHLVTQLPGAGLVPRVVFVGEPTRMQVVTAHKSMSVVQVRFRGVPAHSSLPSAGVNAIEHAAELVLYLRGLADAWVRNGPFDDAYVVPHTTLSVNMLAGGTARNIVPGECLITFEFRSLPEISPEVVISEVKAEAARIGARMNHEHPDADVEVEVLAMVPALDSDPRGVAAEYARGCGGVVPGPKVTYGTEAGLFAGLGADAVVCGPGDIAQAHTPDEWIEVSQLAACEEFFDALLHRMTQ from the coding sequence ATGAGCGAATCACCTTCCTTCGCAGAGCAACCGGGTCATCGGCAACTCACCGACTCCTTCGCCGAACCAAAGCTGCGCTGCTTGGACTGGATTCGCCGCCTCGTCTCCTACGACACCACTAGCCGAAACAGCAACCTCGAACTCATCACCGCTGTCGTCACTGAATGCGAACGCCTAGGCCTAACTCCGCGTATTTTCCCTGCTCCCGCGCAGGAGAAAGCCAACGTGGTGGTGACGGTGCCGGACCGATACGGCCGCACCGATGGTGGAGTGATGGTTTCTGGACACACAGATACGGTGCCTGTGGACGGGCAAGCGTGGAGTTGTGATCCGTTCACGGTGCGGGTGGCTGATGGGCGTTTGTATGGGCGTGGCGTGTGCGACATGAAGGGCTATATCGGTGTGGTGTTAGAGGCGCTTCCTCGGTTCGCGGCGGCGTCGCTGAATGAGCCTTTCCATGTGGCGTTGACTTATGATGAGGAGTTGGCGTGTTTGGGGGCTGAGCATTTAGTTACTCAGCTGCCTGGGGCGGGGTTGGTGCCTAGGGTGGTGTTTGTCGGTGAGCCCACGCGTATGCAGGTGGTGACGGCGCATAAGTCGATGAGTGTGGTGCAGGTGCGCTTTCGTGGGGTGCCAGCGCATTCGTCGTTGCCTTCTGCGGGGGTGAACGCTATCGAGCATGCTGCTGAGCTTGTGCTGTATTTGCGGGGTTTGGCTGATGCTTGGGTGCGTAACGGTCCGTTTGATGATGCGTATGTGGTTCCGCACACGACATTGTCGGTGAACATGTTGGCTGGTGGTACTGCGCGCAACATTGTTCCGGGTGAGTGCCTCATCACTTTCGAGTTTCGTAGTTTGCCGGAGATTTCCCCGGAGGTGGTGATCAGTGAGGTGAAGGCGGAGGCAGCGCGTATCGGGGCGCGAATGAATCATGAGCATCCGGATGCGGATGTGGAGGTGGAGGTTCTTGCGATGGTGCCGGCTTTGGATAGTGATCCACGTGGGGTTGCTGCTGAGTATGCGCGGGGGTGTGGTGGTGTTGTTCCTGGCCCCAAGGTCACGTATGGCACTGAGGCAGGGTTGTTTGCTGGGTTGGGTGCTGATGCGGTTGTGTGTGGTCCGGGGGATATTGCGCAGGCGCACACGCCTGATGAGTGGATTGAGGTTTCTCAGCTTGCTGCGTGTGAGGAGTTTTTTGATGCGCTTTTGCATCGTATGACGCAGTGA
- a CDS encoding DUF2249 domain-containing protein, whose protein sequence is MVVGDDGRVRFGASVSGIVMLCRGEDVVVVSSEQSVGGCGGACACGSGGCGEGGRVPELDARPIDAAIRQAAILGVVMGLALGAKVAVVTDERPELILMLIEQQVPGQYEIESVDSDGQCRTVFARIV, encoded by the coding sequence GTGGTGGTGGGTGATGATGGGCGCGTCAGGTTCGGGGCGAGTGTCTCGGGCATCGTGATGTTGTGTCGTGGTGAGGATGTGGTTGTGGTGTCTTCGGAGCAGTCTGTTGGCGGGTGTGGTGGGGCGTGTGCGTGTGGTTCGGGTGGGTGTGGTGAGGGCGGCCGGGTTCCGGAGTTGGATGCGCGTCCTATTGATGCGGCGATTCGGCAGGCAGCGATTTTGGGTGTGGTGATGGGGTTGGCGTTGGGGGCGAAGGTAGCGGTGGTGACTGATGAGCGTCCTGAGTTGATTTTGATGTTGATCGAGCAGCAGGTGCCGGGGCAGTACGAGATTGAGTCGGTGGACTCTGATGGGCAGTGTCGGACGGTTTTTGCGCGGATTGTGTGA
- a CDS encoding CBS domain-containing protein codes for MRVREIMSAPAITVQRGASLQDALELLATHHVTALPVIDETGALCGIISELDLLRAIMPNRAEDMGEQPHEKLAEISDITQTEIIDPLMTTDVLTTYEDEDVAHIAAHVSTRNIRSVPVLRNERIIGIVSRSDVIEALFRPDEELLNDLTADLADEGLYDWHPTVQRGIVTLTGNGNAEEAQQALAVARAAAGVRKVSITTA; via the coding sequence ATGCGCGTTCGCGAGATCATGTCCGCCCCCGCTATCACCGTGCAACGCGGCGCCAGCCTCCAAGACGCACTGGAGCTGCTCGCCACCCACCACGTCACCGCCCTACCCGTCATCGACGAAACAGGCGCACTATGCGGCATCATCAGCGAGCTAGACCTACTACGCGCAATCATGCCCAACCGCGCCGAAGACATGGGCGAGCAACCCCACGAAAAACTCGCCGAAATCTCCGACATCACCCAAACCGAAATCATCGACCCCCTCATGACCACCGACGTCCTCACCACCTACGAAGACGAAGACGTCGCCCACATCGCCGCCCACGTCTCCACCCGCAACATCCGCTCCGTACCCGTACTACGCAACGAGCGCATCATCGGCATCGTCAGCCGCAGCGACGTCATCGAAGCTCTCTTCCGCCCCGACGAAGAACTCCTCAACGACCTCACCGCCGACCTCGCCGACGAAGGCCTCTACGACTGGCACCCCACCGTCCAGCGCGGCATCGTCACCCTCACCGGCAACGGCAACGCCGAAGAAGCACAACAAGCCCTCGCCGTCGCCCGCGCCGCCGCCGGCGTCCGCAAAGTCTCCATCACCACCGCCTAA